The following are encoded in a window of Arctopsyche grandis isolate Sample6627 chromosome 4, ASM5162203v2, whole genome shotgun sequence genomic DNA:
- the LOC143911403 gene encoding CDK5 regulatory subunit-associated protein 3 isoform X1 gives MYFREAEIPIDIHTGKLQDWLISRRHVKKDWQKYILPVREKINSAIQDMPVHEGIAKLLSGTHINYFHCLKIIDILKETEADSKNLFGRYGSQRMKDWQEISKLYERDNLYLAEAASILVRNVNYEVPSLKKQIAKFEQLQTECDKKIADYTKKESTSQSEFNNVCKQIGISGDKIKNELVEKLKELPDMYDKICSKIVGLNPAIDLYVLFTKCIINEQQSQFCLPLIKYIAENGNTTVYEWSFGEPPLSIEPDPIQIELDVEENRDNQIDFGDDAIDFGETQLNSEDAIDFGDADLQNEEIDWGGIELENAEKNGSIENIDVNMSLEESGIVVEGGGNMGGVAKGNDALTLLDNPKTRTLFIDQLMELEAFLKMRMYEISADTQYNTFSSLQDLPIESTESVASMLDLVQVSIGQMMEKKINHLHNIKHSPRYVDTLAAQLKQKVTISKKMNSQIDLTKQKKIEAHDQAKSIFPILNLIIDKTKELQYEIEADISKKYNGRPVNLMGGIKSL, from the exons atgtatttccgt GAGGCCGAAATTCCAATCGATATCCACACCGGAAAACTTCAAGATTGGCTGATAAGCCGTCGCCATGTCAAAAAAGACTGGCAGAAGTATATTCTCCCAGTGAGAGAAAAGATCAATAGCGCCATTCAGGATATGCCTGTGCATGAAGGAATCGCTAAACTTCTCTCGGGCACGCACATCAACTACTTCCACTGTCTGAAGATAATCGATATTCTAAAGGAGACGGAAGCCGATTCGAAAAATCTATTCGGCCGATACGGCTCTCAACGCATGAAAGATTGGCAGGAAATATCGAAACTGTACGAGAGAGACAACTTGTACTTGGCCGAGGCGGCTAGCATATTAGTCCGCAACGTCAACTATGAAGTGCCGAGTCTCAAAAAGCAAATCGCAAAGTTCGAACAGTTGCAAACG gaatgtgataaaaaaatcgCAGACTACACTAAAAAAGAGTCAACATCGCAGAGCGAATTTAACAATGTGTGCAAACAAATCGGTATATCTGgtgataaaatcaaaaatgaactCGTCGAAAAACTCAAAGAATTACCCGATATGTATGACAAG ATATGCAGCAAGATAGTCGGCTTAAATCCAGCCATTGACTTGTACGTTTTGTTTACGAAATGTATCATAAATGAACAGCAATCTCAGTTCTGCTTGCCGTTGATTAAATACATCGCTGAAAATGGAAATACAACAGTATATGAGTGGAGTTTCGGTGAACCGCCTCTTAGCATAGAACCGGATCCAATTCAAATTGAACTGGATGTGGAAGAGAATAGAGATAATCAA ataGATTTTGGGGATGATGctattgattttggtgaaactCAATTAAACAGCGAAGATGCTATTGACTTTGGCGATGCAGATCTTCAAAATGAAGAGATCGACTGGGGCGGTATTGAATTAGAAAACGCTGAGAAG AATGGTTCTATAGAAAACATTGATGTAAATATGTCATTAGAAGAATCAGGAATCGTCGTTGAAGGTGGTGGAAATATGGGAGGCGTAGCTAAAGGAAATGATGCTTTGACCCTATTAGATAATCCAAAAACCAGAACTTTATTCATAGACCAACTTATGGAA ttGGAGGCATTTTTAAAGATGAGAATGTATGAAATATCAGCAGACACACAATACAATACGTTCAGTTCTCTACAAGATCTGCCTATAGAGTCTACAGAATCGGTTGCATCCATGTTGGATCTAGTGCAAGTGTCCATTGGACAGATGATGGAGAAGAAGATAAACCATTTGCACAATATTAAACATTCACCACG gtATGTAGACACTCTGGCAGCACAGTTAAAGCAGAAGGTGACAATTTCGAAAAAGATGAATTCTCAAATTGATTTGACCAAGCAAAAGAAAATAGAAGCACACGATCAAGCGAAATCGATCTTTCCCATTCTCAATCTAATTATTGACAAAACTAAAGAATTGCAATATgag ATCGAAGCCGACATCTCAAAGAAGTATAATGGAAGACCTGTAAATTTAATGGGTGGAATAAAATCATTATGA
- the LOC143910285 gene encoding MICOS complex subunit Mic10-like — protein MVAAAAAEDALGQKLDRCLTDGLIKFGGGILVGGVVSLLFFRRKWPMIMGGGIGVGMAYNSCEISLNEIFSTASLRTDKNDPLTGELILNKKGK, from the exons ATGGTTGCCGCTGCCGCTGCCGAAGACGCTCTCGGCCAGAAACTGGACCGCTGCCTCACCGACGGCCTCATCAAATTCG GAGGAGGAATTTTAGTCGGCGGAGTCGTTTCACTGTTATTCTTCCGCAGGAAATGGCCAATGATCATGGGAGGTGGCATCGGCGTAGGAATGGCTTATAATAGTTGCGAAATTAGTCTAAATGAAATCTTCAGCACGGCGTCGCTGCGTACCGACAAGAACGATCCCCTCACCGGCGAACTGATATTGAACAAAAAAGGAAAATGA
- the LOC143911300 gene encoding uncharacterized protein LOC143911300 — MFISKTGSTWCPSLIILLYFIKISECTLTVELRYTISNAHSIQLLGNCGADIAQNIFKNPMHYIALNSNYEEDYESAYFDKFLVQAFHVRNLWSMKYIPLPVYGEFLDKMQLPRNNFVIFAKNLEIAKNTFKYLARASFWQPDGNYIIMIMNPIRQIKFNETILSFMLYLWKYNVIKTVLIITDDAMKNSYKIFTWLPYENGRCGHDQNEISLLGFCNDNKIINSTNTFENRVPNDLNNCLVRVVAHIWPVHVLPLSKNSQFTDGVEIALINAIAHQARMKIEYKLFGEGEAWGVVYPNRTCTGMMGVLGHGRADIAIGGYWPSRSRLSMFDMSTQYFYDEIKFIIHTAKSAQRWKSLTTIFGMDTWILLLASYIIITLLMQFLIIHTRRISMTNKELSITAMNLFGPIFMTPVNFVLERFNLRLFFILWVFSNFFLNASYQTSLTSVLATPSFEHQVSTLDELIENRFNFIFNMPTLGLLETWDGKNFGPMQQHHTKCTPTLDCLLTVSRHVNYSTLLPHSYYKYESWRFKDKHGNSEMYVFDNTLMNYITVMYMTKGYPLKERINDLIARTTEAGLVKHWLQVVYLKQKLMDNLMPEDDKQPEPLSLGHLYGIFILLVIGWSVALLSFLVEMLTRNTRRMKTLLFHIKQSVLQHF; from the coding sequence ATGTTCATATCAAAAACTGGATCCACCTGGTGTCCCTCGTTGATAATATTGTTGTATTTTATAAAGATTTCCGAGTGCACACTTACCGTTGAATTACGTTACACAATAAGCAATGCACACTCAATTCAATTATTGGGAAATTGCGGAGCCGACATTGCCCAAAATATCTTTAAGAATCCCATGCATTACATAgcattgaattcaaattatgAAGAAGACTATGAATCGGCATACTTTGATAAATTTTTGGTGCAAGCCTTTCACGTTAGAAACTTATGGTCGATGAAATACATCCCATTACCAGTATACGGAGAATTCTTAGACAAAATGCAGTTGCCTcgtaataattttgtaatatttgctAAAAATTTAGAAATTGCTAAGAATACGTTCAAATATCTTGCGCGAGCATCTTTCTGGCAGCCAGAcggcaattatattataatgataatgAACCCAATAAGACAAATCAAGTTTAATGAAACCATTTTAAGCTTTATGCTATACTTGTGGAAATATAACGTTATAAAAAcagttttaataataacagacgATGCTATGaagaattcatataaaatattcacttgGTTGCCATACGAAAACGGACGCTGTGGACATGATCAAAATGAAATCAGCCTACTCGGGTTTTGCAACGacaacaaaataataaacagcACCAACACTTTCGAGAACCGTGTCCCAAACGATCTGAACAACTGTCTGGTAAGAGTGGTAGCTCACATATGGCCCGTTCATGTCCTGCCTCTTTCCAAAAATTCACAGTTCACCGATGGGGTCGAGATAGCTTTGATAAACGCGATAGCCCATCAAGCTAGAATGAAAATAGAGTATAAACTGTTCGGAGAAGGCGAAGCATGGGGTGTCGTCTATCCCAACAGAACGTGTACAGGCATGATGGGAGTGTTAGGGCACGGACGAGCCGATATAGCAATCGGTGGATACTGGCCATCCAGATCTAGACTGTCGATGTTCGATATGTCCACTCAGTATTTTTACGAcgaaatcaaatttataatacacacagCAAAGTCAGCACAGCGCTGGAAGAGTCTGACGACTATATTCGGAATGGACACGTGGATTCTGTTACTCGCCTCATACATTATCATAACGCTGTTGATGCAATTCCTAATAATACATACGAGAAGAATCTCCATGACTAATAAAGAACTTTCTATAACGGCTATGAACCTATTCGGACCCATATTTATGACGCCTGTGAACTTTGTGCTGGAAAGATTCAATTTAAGGTTATTTTTCATACTTTGGGTGTTTTCCAACTTCTTCCTGAACGCTTCGTATCAAACGTCCTTGACGAGCGTACTGGCTACGCCTAGTTTTGAACACCAAGTGTCGACTCTCGACGAGTTGATCGAGAACAGATTCAATTTCATATTCAACATGCCCACACTCGGACTGCTGGAGACTTGGGACGGTAAAAACTTTGGACCCATGCAGCAGCACCACACAAAATGTACACCAACGTTGGACTGCTTGCTGACGGTATCTCGACATGTCAATTATTCGACTCTCCTTCCGCACAGTTATTACAAGTACGAATCGTGGAGGTTTAAGGACAAGCACGGAAACTCTGAAATGTACGTGTTCGACAACACTCTCATGAATTACATAACGGTCATGTACATGACCAAAGGATACCCGTTGAAGGAGCGCATCAACGACTTGATTGCACGCACTACGGAAGCGGGATTGGTGAAGCACTGGTTGCAAGTTGTGTATTTAAAGCAGAAATTAATGGATAACCTTATGCCTGAAGATGACAAACAACCTGAACCACTATCGTTGGGCCATCTCTACGGAATTTTCATACTGCTGGTCATTGGATGGAGCGTCGCATTACTATCGTTTCTAGTAGAGATGTTAACTAGAAACACTCGCAGGATGAAAACactattatttcatataaaacaaagtGTTTTACAACACTTTTAA
- the LOC143911131 gene encoding uncharacterized protein LOC143911131 has product MSVRFESAYYKKYLESFPLKYNEKNNSVSHNENKGFIVPLAIRKYKKVRKKYSSKYAASTQDEHSESNNDEQYYVGFTKNPFGHSSPFSRSKISKRGNLNFSGDSGNEVKEVRDKRGVAQLYNMISCATGCDPISYKGYGCYCGFLGAGQITDSIDRCCMLHDVCYNTVDCPLFLEYFMPYLWKCWRGEPLCAIDHLDYGDANSCAARLCECDRQLAVCLSYSRCPQRRALCTSSPWRLLQNILMF; this is encoded by the exons ATGTCAGTCCGATtcg aaAGCGCATACTACAAAAAGTATTTGGAATCTTTTCCACTGAAGTACAATGAGAAGAATAACTCGGTGAGCCATAACGAGAATAAAGGTTTCATTGTTCCATTGGCAATACGCAAGTATAAGAAGGTCAGAAAGAAATATTCTTCAAAGTATGCAGCGAGTACACAAGACGAACATAGTGAAAGCAACAACGATGAACAGTATTACGTGGGATTCACGAAAAATCCGTTCGGTCATTCTAGTCCATTTTCccg GTCCAAAATATCCAAACGTGGCAATTTGAACTTTTCTGGCGATTCTGGCAATGAAGTTAAAGAAGTCAGAGATAAACGTGGCGTGGCACAGTTGTACAATATGATATCTTGCGCTACTGGCTGTGATCCTATATCTTATAAGGGATATGGATGTTATTGTGGCTTTCTAGGAGCTGGACAAATAACTGATAGTATTGATAG ATGTTGCATGTTACACGATGTGTGTTATAACACGGTGGATTGCCCGCTCTTTCTCGAGTACTTTATGCCATACCTTTGGAAGTGTTGGAGAGGAGAACCCCTGTGTGCGATAGACCACTTGGATTACGGAGATGCCAACAGTTGTGCTGCTAGACTGTGCGAATGCGACAGACAATTGGCAGTTTGCCTTTCATATAGTCGATGTCCTCAGCGGAGAGCGCTGTGCACGTCTTCCCCGTGGAGGCTTTTACAgaatattttgatgttttga
- the LOC143911403 gene encoding CDK5 regulatory subunit-associated protein 3 isoform X2, whose product MNEAEIPIDIHTGKLQDWLISRRHVKKDWQKYILPVREKINSAIQDMPVHEGIAKLLSGTHINYFHCLKIIDILKETEADSKNLFGRYGSQRMKDWQEISKLYERDNLYLAEAASILVRNVNYEVPSLKKQIAKFEQLQTECDKKIADYTKKESTSQSEFNNVCKQIGISGDKIKNELVEKLKELPDMYDKICSKIVGLNPAIDLYVLFTKCIINEQQSQFCLPLIKYIAENGNTTVYEWSFGEPPLSIEPDPIQIELDVEENRDNQIDFGDDAIDFGETQLNSEDAIDFGDADLQNEEIDWGGIELENAEKNGSIENIDVNMSLEESGIVVEGGGNMGGVAKGNDALTLLDNPKTRTLFIDQLMELEAFLKMRMYEISADTQYNTFSSLQDLPIESTESVASMLDLVQVSIGQMMEKKINHLHNIKHSPRYVDTLAAQLKQKVTISKKMNSQIDLTKQKKIEAHDQAKSIFPILNLIIDKTKELQYEIEADISKKYNGRPVNLMGGIKSL is encoded by the exons ATGAAT GAGGCCGAAATTCCAATCGATATCCACACCGGAAAACTTCAAGATTGGCTGATAAGCCGTCGCCATGTCAAAAAAGACTGGCAGAAGTATATTCTCCCAGTGAGAGAAAAGATCAATAGCGCCATTCAGGATATGCCTGTGCATGAAGGAATCGCTAAACTTCTCTCGGGCACGCACATCAACTACTTCCACTGTCTGAAGATAATCGATATTCTAAAGGAGACGGAAGCCGATTCGAAAAATCTATTCGGCCGATACGGCTCTCAACGCATGAAAGATTGGCAGGAAATATCGAAACTGTACGAGAGAGACAACTTGTACTTGGCCGAGGCGGCTAGCATATTAGTCCGCAACGTCAACTATGAAGTGCCGAGTCTCAAAAAGCAAATCGCAAAGTTCGAACAGTTGCAAACG gaatgtgataaaaaaatcgCAGACTACACTAAAAAAGAGTCAACATCGCAGAGCGAATTTAACAATGTGTGCAAACAAATCGGTATATCTGgtgataaaatcaaaaatgaactCGTCGAAAAACTCAAAGAATTACCCGATATGTATGACAAG ATATGCAGCAAGATAGTCGGCTTAAATCCAGCCATTGACTTGTACGTTTTGTTTACGAAATGTATCATAAATGAACAGCAATCTCAGTTCTGCTTGCCGTTGATTAAATACATCGCTGAAAATGGAAATACAACAGTATATGAGTGGAGTTTCGGTGAACCGCCTCTTAGCATAGAACCGGATCCAATTCAAATTGAACTGGATGTGGAAGAGAATAGAGATAATCAA ataGATTTTGGGGATGATGctattgattttggtgaaactCAATTAAACAGCGAAGATGCTATTGACTTTGGCGATGCAGATCTTCAAAATGAAGAGATCGACTGGGGCGGTATTGAATTAGAAAACGCTGAGAAG AATGGTTCTATAGAAAACATTGATGTAAATATGTCATTAGAAGAATCAGGAATCGTCGTTGAAGGTGGTGGAAATATGGGAGGCGTAGCTAAAGGAAATGATGCTTTGACCCTATTAGATAATCCAAAAACCAGAACTTTATTCATAGACCAACTTATGGAA ttGGAGGCATTTTTAAAGATGAGAATGTATGAAATATCAGCAGACACACAATACAATACGTTCAGTTCTCTACAAGATCTGCCTATAGAGTCTACAGAATCGGTTGCATCCATGTTGGATCTAGTGCAAGTGTCCATTGGACAGATGATGGAGAAGAAGATAAACCATTTGCACAATATTAAACATTCACCACG gtATGTAGACACTCTGGCAGCACAGTTAAAGCAGAAGGTGACAATTTCGAAAAAGATGAATTCTCAAATTGATTTGACCAAGCAAAAGAAAATAGAAGCACACGATCAAGCGAAATCGATCTTTCCCATTCTCAATCTAATTATTGACAAAACTAAAGAATTGCAATATgag ATCGAAGCCGACATCTCAAAGAAGTATAATGGAAGACCTGTAAATTTAATGGGTGGAATAAAATCATTATGA
- the LOC143910367 gene encoding caspase-3-like, with the protein MNSNQQNVIFPQITNTTPIKVRYEEKMNPESVIYDINNKGLCIIFSHKTYSKHLGLGDLQGAVKDVERLTRCFEKLNFDVKKTITKDKIKNSYEDLSYDQIMSVMESVAKLKTKQLSCLVVVITTHGGEGGILAAYDRYYDTADIWKPLVGKLVGTPKLFFINACRGLKCDLGIEEESDGKKIPASFRLPSMADFLFMYSTFEGYLAWGSDTDGGWLIQALCEELEDKAGTNELVHILTHVNRRVALQYGGVFEGNIVAAMPQFSSMLTKFLYFKVI; encoded by the exons ATGAATTCCAACCAGCAAAATGTGATATTTCCCCAAATAACAAA tACAACTCCAATCAAGGTACGCtatgaagaaaaaatgaatccggAGAGTGTCATTTATGATATTAACAATAAAGGATTATGCATCATCTTTAGTCATAAAACATATAGTAAGCATTTAGGACTTGGTGATTTACAAGGTGCTGTCAAAGATGTTGAAAGATTAACGAGGTGcttcgaaaaattaaattttgatgtaaaaAAGACCATAAccaaagataaaattaaaaattcatacgaGGATCTTTCATATGATCAAATTATGTCGGTCATGGAATCAG tCGCAAAGCTAAAGACTAAACAATTGAGCTGTTTGGTTGTGGTCATAACAACGCATGGTGGGGAAGGAGGAATACTTGCAGCCTACGACAGATATTATGATACGGCTGATATTTGGAAGCCTTTGGTCGGAAAACTCGTTGGAACACCAAAATTGTTCTTCAttaat GCTTGTCGGGGACTAAAGTGTGATTTAGgaatagaagaagaaagtgATGGAAAAAAGATTCCGGCGTCATTTAGACTACCATCTATGGCagattttctttttatgtatTCCACATTTGAAG GATATCTAGCCTGGGGCTCAGACACTGATGGCGGTTGGCTAATTCAAGCTCTCTGTGAAGAATTAGAAGATAAAGCTGGTACCAATGagcttgtacatattttaactcACGTAAATAGACGAGTAGCTTTACAGTATGGTGGAGTATTCGAGGGGAACATTGTTGCAGCTATGCCACAATTTTCTTCGATGCTGactaaatttttgtattttaaagtcatataa
- the l(3)80Fg gene encoding dnaJ homolog subfamily C member 16 l(3)80Fg yields the protein MWGGGGTKALSTIALVSVWLVLSFVSLKVEDASAASAAPADPYQLLGVDRRATLHDIRRAYKQRAKEWHPDKNEDPNAEAKFVEIKQAYELLSDSERRKAYDLHGITTEDNTLYRERHDYSQYGRFSHDPFEEFFGRFHYQDQDITLFHKLSVTTKHFENKLVEKSTRDAVLVLFYSDWCMECLRAAPVWRRLVEALQPRGATLATVHAGHEPLLVRQIGVPSLPSLVLLIDRQAYVYKESTISVQKVVEFIRNKLPYKLVKLITDDNVDTFLDGWEDNKVRGLIFEDRPAVRLRYLLTAFHYRDRVTFGFVDMSDPNTEKLRNRYSVEPGLDAVMLFREDWKRPAATVSMTDIPTATLHQVVSSNQFLTLPRLSSQSVLESVCPAEWQGGRRRLCAVLVSRVGAQHAGARDALRRYARSAQLPTDRVRFAHVYMDIQQQFVEALAAAAVGPKNDISWAELRIVIIWRRDESRVRHEWLAETWPEEGENVETEGVVEGGGDSRLNRTQRHLADTLRRLLRPSEPLSYETIVKELVDEHTGSVWSRFFEALVMMIDRGVNAITRDTLLPALSVIATILFILAAGYLMAHLVRLEEESIQRRKADKKSSVNTEGTNDAQNNNNTSSSMPRTAIGQQSELKLHELRAEKYNGLVRLLKPGCRTIVILVDMQSRVQLLTMFYKIVWPYRKNKTLLFAYLDVERHVTWYRRLLQLSLPEPRELQINPRNCVGTVLSLNGHRKYFCMFHAKHPESTRGTKRMAKMTRRLGNGETNDPEAGAFMGFHSSESSDSESDARPLLQGTLLDGLENWLDRLFEGSTHRYYINYWPDFITK from the exons ATGTGGGGCGGTGGCGGCACGAAAGCCCTTTCGACGATCGCTCTGGTCTCGGTCTGGCTGGTGCTCTCGTTCGTCTCCCTGAAAGTGGAAGACGCTTCAGCAGCTTCAGCCGCCCCCGCAGACCCCTACCAGTTGCTGGGAGTCGACCGCAGAGCCACTCTTCACGACATTCGCAGGGCCTACAAGCAGCGGGCCAAAGAATG gCATCCGGACAAAAACGAAGATCCAAATGCAGAAGCGAAATTTGTAGAAATAAAACAAGCATACGAACTTTTGTCAGATTCGGAAAGGAGAAAAGCTTATGATCTACACGGAATAACGACGGAAGATAACACGCTTTACAGAGAGAGACATGATTACAGTCAATATGGAAGATTTAG CCACGATCCCTTTGAGGAATTCTTTGGAAGGTTTCACTACCAAGATCAGGATATTACGCTGTTCCATAAACTTTCCGTGACGACAAA GCATTTTGAAAATAAGTTGGTGGAGAAAAGTACCCGTGATGCTGTTCTGGTGTTGTTTTATTCGGACTGGTGCATGGAGTGTCTGCGAGCGGCACCCGTTTGGCGACGACTCGTGGAAGCTTTACAACCTCGAGGTGCCACTCTGGCCACGGTGCACGCTGGACACGAACCTCTACTTGTACGCCAAATCGGAGTACCCAGTCTGCCCAGCTTAGTTTTACTCATAGATAGACAAGCTTACGTTTACAAAGAATCGACAATTTCAGTGCAGAAAGTTGTCG AATTCATTAGGAACAAATTGCCATATAAATTGGTGAAATTAATAACAGACGATAACGTCGACACATTCTTGGACGGATGGGAAGACAATAAAGTCAGAGGATTAATATTTGAAGATAGACCGGCTGTACGTTTGAGATACTTACTGACGGCCTTTCATTACAGGGATAGAGTTACTTTTGG TTTTGTCGACATGAGCGATCCAAATACGGAAAAATTACGCAATAGATATTCCGTCGAGCCGGGTCTGGACGCTGTTATGTTGTTTCGCGAGGATTGGAAACGGCCAGCGGCTACCGTCAGCATGACCGATATTCCGACGGCTACATTGCACCAAGTCGTGTCTTCGAATCAGTTCCTCACGCTTCCGAGACTATCCTCTCAA aGTGTCCTTGAATCCGTATGTCCGGCTGAATGGCAAGGCGGACGCAGACGCTTATGTGCCGTACTCGTCAGTCGAGTCGGAGCTCAACACGCCGGAGCCAGAGATGCTCTACGTCGATACGCGCGCTCCGCTCAACTTCCCACAGATCGTGTACGCTTTGCCCACGTGTATATGGACATTCAACAACAGTTTGTGGAGGCTTTGGCGGCAGCTG CTGTCGGACCGAAGAATGATATATCTTGGGCAGAGTTGAGGATCGTTATAATATGGCGAAGGGACGAGTCGCGCGTGCGTCACGAATGGCTGGCGGAGACTTGGCCTGAAGAAGGCGAAAACGTAGAAACGGAGGGGGTCGTGGAAGGCGGCGGTGACTCCCGGCTCAATCGGACTCAACGACACTTGGCCGATACGCTTCGCAGATTGCTGAGACCTTCGGAACCTCTCTCGTACGAAACCATCGTTAAG GAATTGGTGGATGAACACACAGGCAGTGTGTGGAGCCGATTCTTCGAAGCTCTCGTGATGATGATCGACCGTGGTGTAAACGCGATAACGCGTGACACACTCTTACCCGCTCTGTCAGTCATCGCCACAATTCTCTTTATATTGGCTGCTGGCTATTTGATGGCTCATTTGGT ACGTCTGGAGGAGGAATCTATCCAACGGCGCAAAGCGGATAAAAAATCAAGCGTGAACACTGAAGGGACGAATGACGcacaaaataacaataacaCGTCTTCGAGTATGCCACGCACTGCTATAGGCCAGCAGTCGGAGCTCAAACTTCACGAACTCCGCGCCGAGAAATACAATGGACTCGTCAG ATTATTAAAACCCGGTTGCCGAACGATAGTCATACTCGTGGATATGCAATCTCGCGTGCAACTGCTGACAATGTTCTACAAGATCGTGTGGCCGTATCGAAA GAATAAAACTTTACTGTTTGCATACTTGGATGTGGAACGACACGTCACTTGGTATCGTCGACTGCTGCAACTGTCGTTGCCAGAACCTCGCGAACTTCAGATAAATCCTCGCAACTGCGTCGGCACCGTGCTATCTCTGAACGGCCACCGAAAGTACTTTTGCATGTTTCACGCTAAGCATCCCGAAAGTACCAGAGGCACAAAG AGGATGGCCAAGATGACCAGACGGCTGGGAAACGGCGAAACGAACGATCCGGAAGCTGGTGCGTTTATGGGTTTCCACAGTTCAGAGTCGTCGGATAGTGAGAGTGATGCGAGGCCGTTACTGCAAGGCACGCTGCTGGACGGTTTAGAAAATTGGTTGGACCGTCTGTTCGAGGGTTCCACTCACCGATATTACATTAACTATTGGCCCGATTTCATcactaaataa